A stretch of Aedes aegypti strain LVP_AGWG chromosome 2, AaegL5.0 Primary Assembly, whole genome shotgun sequence DNA encodes these proteins:
- the LOC5571962 gene encoding proline-rich protein PRCC, whose amino-acid sequence MSLVAYDYSSGEDSDQDEAEESPVASVKVVKNGPSKVSVPDVAPAQKDPVSKLDDLIEDEEESVAHLPLPAPKKITTNDLNVEEEDDEFLRKKAIPEVKPSPLPPPPSLANARSKVRNGKVQITIPSLKDFKDEDDFKPKAKPIVGAELPQRATGLLGMLPKPKSETAFTVPTPAQNDPTPAAKPIVNRLIPDSVANRPRNVQPGQKSSKKLHPKKADTAKTTGNDDESSDEDEKLDFFSLNMDEKLPEISSNEINAMVAKRAAKMAEAAKKFDEPEEQDQQQPGTSGLQQMLPPPLPEDPEDLANERALSSLIGGNKAKRARLEEVNIIDISSADIVPTKEDFMRRKLQDATGYVPTGHLTGDWTCTSKRKSHITYLASKAQDNAQELEAMWSANRQSRRQTQSKYGF is encoded by the coding sequence ATGTCCTTAGTCGCGTACGATTACAGCAGCGGGGAGGATTCGGATCAGGACGAAGCTGAAGAATCGCCAGTTGCTTCTGTTAAAGTTGTAAAGAATGGACCCAGCAAAGTTTCAGTTCCAGATGTCGCTCCGGCCCAAAAGGATCCCGTTAGCAAGCTGGATGACCTTATAGAAGATGAAGAGGAATCCGTGGCGCACTTACCGTTGCCAGCTCCCAAAAAGATAACCACCAATGATCTGAACGTTGAGGAAGAAGATGATGAATTTCTGCGTAAAAAGGCGATTCCGGAAGTGAAACCCAGTCCACTGCCACCTCCGCCTTCCCTGGCCAATGCTCGGTCAAAAGTAAGAAATGGCAAAGTACAAATCACCATACCGTCCCTGAAAGATTTCAAGGATGAGGACGATTTCAAACCTAAGGCCAAACCGATAGTCGGCGCGGAACTTCCCCAAAGGGCCACCGGGCTTCTCGGCATGTTACCCAAACCAAAATCGGAAACAGCTTTCACTGTTCCGACCCCTGCCCAGAATGATCCCACTCCCGCCGCAAAGCCTATCGTGAACCGTCTCATCCCGGATTCAGTGGCAAACCGACCGCGAAACGTTCAACCCGGAcagaaatcctccaaaaaaCTCCACCCCAAGAAGGCAGATACCGCCAAAACGACAGGAAATGACGACGAATCCAGCGATGAGGACGAAAAGCTGGATTTCTTCTCGCTAAACATGGACGAGAAGCTGCCGGAAATCAGCTCGAACGAGATAAACGCCATGGTGGCCAAACGAGCTGCCAAAATGGCCGAGGCCGCCAAGAAATTCGACGAACCGGAAGAACAGGACCAGCAACAGCCCGGAACCAGTGGTCTGCAGCAGATGCTCCCCCCACCATTGCCGGAAGATCCGGAAGACCTGGCCAACGAGCGTGCCCTGTCCTCGCTGATCGGTGGCAACAAAGCGAAGCGGGCCCGTCTCGAAGAGGTCAACATCATCGACATCAGCTCCGCGGACATTGTGCCCACAAAGGAGGACTTTATGCGGCGCAAGTTGCAGGATGCCACCGGATACGTTCCGACCGGGCATCTTACGGGGGATTGGACCTGCACCAGCAAACGGAAGTCGCACATCACCTATCTGGCGTCGAAGGCGCAGGACAACGCGCAGGAATTGGAGGCCATGTGGTCAGCCAATCGGCAGTCGAGGCGACAAACACAGAGCAAGTATGGATTTTGA